One genomic segment of Dehalogenimonas alkenigignens includes these proteins:
- the aroB gene encoding 3-dehydroquinate synthase, producing the protein MKTQIDVNLTGRSYPIRIGEGLLTELPALMQSLSLGGRLMAVTNRVVAGLHGGLLSETLRSAGLELDLIVIPDGEGTKSLATAGKLYESLARRHAERGTPLLAFGGGVIGDLTGFVAATYQRGVPFVQVPTTLLAQVDSSIGGKVAVNVGKLKNMAGVFYQPRLVAADTRLLQTLPLAEIQNGLAEVIKCAVIKDPELFAYLEHNIPEVLAKNIGTLTHIAGRAARVKAAVVERDEHDYGERQILNFGHTLGHAIEAVSNFRVKHGTAVALGMAAAAKVANRIGLLAEPHVIRITSLIAAAGLPVTMPVKQPEALIAAMLHDKKISNGKLKFVLPDGIGSTVIRDDIDPRMAVEALSA; encoded by the coding sequence ATGAAAACGCAGATTGACGTCAACCTGACCGGCCGAAGTTACCCCATCCGCATCGGGGAAGGGCTGTTAACCGAACTGCCGGCTCTGATGCAAAGCCTGAGCCTGGGCGGCCGGCTGATGGCGGTGACCAACCGGGTCGTAGCCGGCCTGCACGGCGGGCTCCTGTCCGAGACCCTGCGCTCAGCCGGGCTGGAACTGGATCTCATTGTCATTCCGGACGGCGAAGGCACCAAGTCGCTGGCCACCGCGGGCAAGCTCTACGAGAGCCTGGCCCGACGCCATGCCGAGCGCGGCACGCCGCTGCTGGCTTTCGGCGGCGGGGTGATCGGCGACCTGACCGGCTTCGTCGCCGCCACCTACCAGCGCGGCGTACCTTTCGTTCAGGTGCCGACGACGCTTCTGGCACAGGTGGACAGCAGCATCGGCGGCAAGGTGGCGGTCAACGTCGGCAAACTCAAGAACATGGCTGGCGTCTTCTACCAGCCCAGGCTGGTGGCCGCCGACACCCGGCTGCTTCAAACCTTGCCGCTGGCTGAAATCCAAAACGGCCTGGCCGAAGTCATTAAATGCGCCGTGATCAAAGACCCGGAGCTATTCGCCTATCTGGAGCACAATATACCTGAAGTATTAGCCAAAAATATCGGAACGCTTACCCATATCGCCGGCCGGGCAGCCCGGGTGAAAGCGGCGGTGGTTGAGCGGGATGAGCATGATTACGGCGAGCGGCAGATCCTTAATTTTGGGCACACTCTCGGCCACGCCATAGAAGCCGTCTCCAATTTCCGGGTCAAACACGGCACCGCCGTTGCCCTGGGTATGGCGGCTGCGGCTAAAGTGGCTAACCGGATTGGACTCCTCGCCGAACCTCATGTCATTCGGATTACCAGTCTCATTGCCGCCGCCGGCCTGCCCGTCACCATGCCCGTCAAACAACCTGAAGCGCTGATTGCGGCGATGCTCCATGATAAGAAAATCTCGAACGGTAAACTCAAGTTTGTCCTGCCGGACGGCATCGGCAGTACCGTGATTAGAGACGATATCGATCCCAGGATGGCCGTTGAGGCGCTCTCCGCATGA
- the aroF gene encoding 3-deoxy-7-phosphoheptulonate synthase — MIIMKKDATEQQIQHAVDEVARAGLRTDVSRGQYLTIIGLIGDETRVDFTHLAALPGVKEARMIQAPYKLINREYSSAYGETGTRIVKVGDVQFGAPEPVFIAGPCAVENRDDLFRIAEQCKAAGAHILRGGVFKPRSSVHSFQGLGSAGHDEAIEALTWLREAGRTFGMPVVTEVRGEAQVDLVAEFVDIIQIGARNMYDQDLLQTAARKKLPVMFKRHFGASVEEFLCFAEYIAAEGNKDIILCERGIVPMGKGKNYTRYMLDLAAVPVVQKETFLPIIVDPSHATGRRDLIRSMSLASIAAGAAGLMIEVHDRPEDARCDASQMIQPSELKEIIAAARQLRTIALK; from the coding sequence ATGATCATTATGAAAAAGGACGCCACGGAGCAGCAGATTCAGCATGCCGTTGACGAAGTGGCTAGAGCCGGCCTGCGCACCGATGTCTCCCGCGGCCAGTACCTGACCATCATCGGCCTTATCGGCGATGAGACCAGGGTCGACTTTACCCACCTGGCAGCCTTGCCCGGAGTGAAGGAGGCCAGGATGATCCAGGCGCCCTATAAACTGATCAACCGCGAATATTCCAGCGCCTACGGCGAGACCGGCACCCGCATCGTCAAGGTCGGCGACGTCCAGTTCGGCGCGCCGGAGCCGGTGTTCATCGCCGGACCCTGCGCCGTCGAAAACCGGGACGACCTGTTCCGCATCGCCGAGCAGTGCAAAGCCGCCGGGGCCCACATTTTGCGCGGCGGCGTCTTCAAACCCCGTTCCTCAGTCCATTCCTTCCAGGGTCTGGGTTCGGCCGGGCATGACGAGGCCATAGAGGCGCTTACCTGGCTGCGGGAGGCCGGCAGGACGTTCGGTATGCCGGTGGTCACCGAGGTCCGCGGCGAGGCGCAGGTGGACCTGGTCGCCGAATTCGTCGATATCATCCAGATCGGCGCCCGCAACATGTACGACCAGGACCTGCTGCAAACCGCCGCCCGCAAAAAGCTGCCGGTGATGTTCAAGCGCCACTTCGGCGCCTCGGTCGAGGAGTTTTTATGCTTCGCCGAGTATATCGCCGCCGAGGGCAACAAGGACATCATCCTGTGCGAACGCGGCATCGTGCCGATGGGCAAGGGTAAGAATTACACCCGTTACATGCTCGACCTGGCGGCGGTACCGGTGGTGCAGAAAGAAACCTTCCTGCCGATTATCGTCGACCCCAGCCACGCCACCGGCCGCCGCGACCTCATCCGTTCGATGAGCCTGGCCTCGATCGCCGCCGGCGCCGCGGGGCTGATGATTGAGGTCCACGACCGGCCGGAGGACGCCCGGTGCGATGCGTCGCAAATGATCCAGCCGTCGGAGCTTAAAGAAATTATCGCCGCCGCGCGACAGTTGAGGACGATTGCTTTAAAATAA
- a CDS encoding shikimate kinase → MKTNIALIGFMGSGKSTAGQRLARRLGREFIELDRLIEQRAGDTIPEIFKERGESGFRDLEEAVIEEVSRSAKNAVIALGGGAVLRPVNVERLKASATLVYMETEVEVLQDRLARSRKRPLLDRPDRDRIIEELHEARRSVYETAADITVRTGRRPFAAVINEIIEKLVIDESRNR, encoded by the coding sequence ATGAAAACCAACATTGCTCTTATCGGCTTTATGGGTTCCGGCAAATCGACCGCCGGCCAGAGATTAGCCCGACGGCTGGGCCGCGAGTTCATCGAACTCGACCGGCTAATCGAGCAGCGCGCCGGGGACACGATTCCGGAAATATTCAAAGAGAGGGGAGAGTCAGGCTTCCGCGACCTGGAAGAAGCGGTCATCGAGGAGGTCAGCCGGTCGGCGAAGAATGCGGTCATCGCCCTGGGCGGCGGCGCCGTACTTCGTCCGGTCAATGTCGAACGTTTGAAAGCGTCAGCCACGCTCGTTTATATGGAAACCGAGGTCGAAGTCCTCCAGGACCGGCTCGCCCGGAGCCGCAAGCGGCCGCTCCTCGACCGCCCCGACCGCGACCGCATCATCGAGGAACTTCACGAGGCGCGGCGCTCAGTGTACGAAACAGCTGCCGACATCACCGTCCGAACCGGACGCCGCCCTTTCGCCGCCGTCATCAACGAGATTATTGAGAAATTGGTAATCGATGAAAGCCGTAATCGGTAA
- the aroC gene encoding chorismate synthase gives MNNSLGEMFRITSFGESHGDCIGIVVDGCPAGLPIGVEDIQREVDKRKSSRGRPLATGRRETDKVEVFSGVFNGFTTGAPICLAIWNRDIDSSAYEKIKNVLRPGHADFTAYEKYGGFNDWRGSGRFSGRITAGFVMAGAVAKKLLSTIGIEVTAHAVEIGGIKAAPPQDVESIRERMAGNEVSCADPAAAVKMIEAIKAASRDGDSLGGIIEARAEGLPVGLGEPVFDTIEGCLAKAYLAIPAVKGVEFGAGFAAARLKGSEDNDAFDVKSGRVITTTNNHGGILGGISSGMPLVARLAVKPTPSIGKLQRSVDLDSLEPTTVAVGGRHDTCIVPRAVAVAEAMTAVVLADFALRHGKIERVLR, from the coding sequence TTGAATAACTCTCTGGGCGAAATGTTCCGCATCACTTCCTTCGGCGAAAGCCACGGCGACTGCATCGGCATCGTCGTGGACGGCTGCCCGGCCGGGCTGCCGATCGGCGTCGAGGACATCCAGCGCGAAGTGGATAAACGCAAGAGTTCCCGCGGCCGGCCGCTGGCCACCGGCCGCCGCGAGACCGACAAGGTGGAGGTTTTCTCCGGCGTCTTCAACGGCTTCACCACCGGCGCGCCCATCTGCCTGGCCATCTGGAACCGCGATATCGATTCATCCGCCTACGAGAAGATTAAAAACGTCCTCCGCCCCGGCCATGCCGACTTCACCGCGTATGAGAAATACGGCGGTTTCAACGATTGGCGCGGCTCCGGCAGGTTCTCCGGCCGCATCACCGCCGGCTTCGTCATGGCGGGAGCGGTGGCTAAAAAGCTGCTGTCCACCATCGGCATCGAGGTGACAGCCCACGCTGTCGAGATCGGCGGAATAAAGGCCGCTCCGCCCCAGGATGTCGAGTCCATTCGGGAGAGGATGGCGGGCAATGAGGTCTCCTGCGCCGACCCGGCCGCGGCGGTAAAAATGATCGAAGCCATCAAAGCTGCCAGCCGGGACGGCGATTCCCTCGGCGGTATTATCGAGGCACGGGCAGAGGGGCTGCCTGTCGGTCTGGGCGAACCGGTCTTCGACACCATTGAAGGCTGCCTGGCCAAAGCCTATTTGGCTATTCCCGCGGTCAAGGGCGTCGAATTCGGCGCCGGCTTCGCCGCGGCTCGGCTCAAGGGCTCTGAAGATAACGACGCCTTCGACGTGAAGAGCGGCAGGGTGATCACAACAACCAACAATCACGGTGGCATTCTGGGCGGCATTTCCTCCGGCATGCCGCTGGTAGCCCGCCTGGCGGTCAAACCGACGCCTTCCATCGGCAAACTCCAGCGCAGCGTTGACCTGGACAGCCTGGAACCGACGACGGTAGCCGTCGGCGGCCGCCACGACACCTGTATCGTCCCGCGGGCGGTGGCGGTGGCGGAGGCTATGACCGCGGTGGTATTGGCTGATTTCGCCCTCCGTCACGGGAAGATCGAGAGGGTTTTAAGATGA
- a CDS encoding DUF6174 domain-containing protein, translating to MRDKASTVLIVLLLVAIAGSLFPGCDLVIEPLQRDLNGAKAKWGATGITDYEYHLRVACFCPPDIVSPVVVKVANGVNIGVAYSKEPKEVTNDFFKPFDTIDKLFVIIQKALDDKVASLDVKYHPAYGYPVSISIDRIENAIDDEIAYFVDTFNPAP from the coding sequence ATGAGGGACAAAGCCAGCACCGTACTGATCGTCCTTCTCCTGGTGGCGATAGCGGGGAGTCTATTTCCCGGCTGTGACCTGGTTATTGAGCCGCTCCAGCGGGACCTTAACGGTGCCAAGGCGAAGTGGGGCGCCACCGGCATCACTGATTACGAATATCATTTGCGCGTCGCTTGCTTCTGCCCGCCGGATATCGTTTCCCCGGTGGTTGTGAAAGTGGCGAACGGCGTCAACATCGGCGTGGCGTACTCTAAGGAACCGAAAGAGGTAACCAATGATTTCTTTAAGCCTTTCGATACCATCGATAAACTCTTTGTCATCATCCAAAAGGCGTTAGATGACAAGGTTGCCAGCCTTGACGTTAAATACCATCCTGCGTACGGTTATCCTGTTTCGATCTCCATAGACCGCATCGAGAATGCCATTGATGACGAGATCGCATATTTTGTTGATACGTTTAACCCGGCCCCGTAA
- a CDS encoding type I 3-dehydroquinate dehydratase, which translates to MRPQICGVIAEDEPRAIAAAEPLVDLFELRIDLVGQTWPAVARNLTKPWIATNRPRAEGGRWNGGETDRQSELLKALSLGAAIVDVELAAPGLDILVGAVKKKARCLVSHHDFAATPPLEELEKIIERQIAAGADICKVVTAAASLDDNFKLLKLYAKFPGRKIVAFAMGLAGVLSRVLAPLAGAEFAYASLLDGKESAPGQLSAARFDEIYRLLQI; encoded by the coding sequence ATGAGGCCCCAAATCTGCGGCGTCATTGCCGAAGACGAGCCCCGGGCGATCGCCGCGGCCGAGCCGCTGGTTGACCTCTTCGAACTGCGGATCGATCTTGTTGGCCAAACCTGGCCGGCGGTCGCCCGCAACCTGACCAAACCCTGGATCGCCACCAACCGTCCCCGCGCCGAGGGCGGCCGCTGGAATGGCGGCGAGACCGACAGGCAGTCGGAGCTTCTAAAGGCGCTCAGCCTGGGCGCCGCCATCGTGGACGTAGAACTCGCCGCGCCGGGCCTCGACATCCTTGTCGGCGCGGTCAAGAAGAAAGCCCGGTGCCTGGTGTCCCACCATGATTTCGCTGCCACGCCGCCGCTTGAGGAACTTGAGAAGATTATCGAGCGGCAGATTGCCGCGGGAGCCGACATCTGCAAAGTCGTCACCGCGGCAGCTTCGTTGGATGATAATTTTAAATTGCTGAAATTATACGCAAAGTTTCCTGGCCGGAAAATAGTCGCTTTCGCCATGGGGCTGGCCGGGGTCTTGAGCCGGGTTCTGGCGCCGCTTGCCGGCGCGGAGTTCGCCTACGCTTCCCTGCTTGATGGCAAGGAGTCGGCCCCGGGACAGCTCTCCGCCGCCCGGTTCGACGAAATTTATCGGCTGCTGCAGATATGA
- a CDS encoding aminotransferase class I/II-fold pyridoxal phosphate-dependent enzyme: MTIESKADRSLTSRRVKAIKPSGIRKFFDLLAGMEGAISLGVGEPDFATPWHIREAAIYALEHGRTMYTSNSGTPELRREIASYLSRTHNLDYDPLSEVVVTVGVSEALDLAARAILDPGDEVLLPDPCYVSYPSCVTLAGGVPVPVPTYESQSFELNPTDVARAITPRTRAILLGYPANPTGAVMPADKLAEIAILAERYNLIVISDEIYNRLTYGVTVPSFASLPGMKERTVVLNGVSKCYSMTGWRIGYAAGPKEIVAGMTKIHQYTMLCASSMGQAAAVEALKNGEDDITAMVDDYNRRRMVMVSGFNSLGLSCFDPRGAFYAFPSVKSTGLSSDEFAERLLKEEKVAVVPGTAFGEQGEGYLRCCYATAMSQIEEALERIQRFLNRL, translated from the coding sequence ATGACTATTGAATCCAAAGCCGACCGTTCATTGACCTCACGGCGGGTTAAAGCCATCAAGCCCTCTGGCATCCGGAAGTTCTTTGACCTTCTAGCAGGGATGGAGGGCGCCATTTCCCTGGGTGTTGGCGAACCTGATTTCGCCACTCCGTGGCACATCCGCGAGGCCGCCATCTATGCCCTGGAGCACGGCCGGACTATGTACACTTCCAATTCAGGCACGCCTGAACTGCGGAGGGAGATCGCTTCTTATCTGAGCCGTACCCACAATCTTGATTACGACCCGTTGTCTGAAGTTGTCGTTACCGTCGGTGTCTCAGAAGCCCTTGACCTGGCGGCCCGGGCTATTCTCGATCCCGGCGACGAGGTTTTACTTCCCGATCCCTGCTATGTTTCATACCCGTCATGCGTCACCCTGGCCGGCGGAGTGCCGGTCCCGGTGCCCACCTACGAGAGTCAATCCTTTGAACTGAACCCCACCGACGTCGCCCGTGCCATCACGCCCCGGACCCGTGCCATTCTTCTCGGATATCCGGCCAATCCCACCGGCGCCGTCATGCCAGCCGACAAACTGGCGGAGATCGCCATACTTGCCGAGCGCTATAACCTCATCGTCATCTCTGATGAGATTTATAACCGCTTGACCTACGGCGTCACTGTGCCGTCTTTCGCAAGCCTGCCCGGTATGAAGGAGCGCACCGTCGTCCTCAACGGCGTGTCGAAATGTTATTCCATGACCGGCTGGCGCATAGGTTACGCCGCCGGACCCAAGGAAATCGTCGCCGGGATGACCAAGATTCACCAGTACACCATGCTGTGCGCTTCCTCGATGGGCCAGGCCGCTGCCGTCGAGGCGTTAAAAAACGGCGAGGACGATATCACCGCTATGGTCGACGACTATAACCGCCGCCGTATGGTCATGGTCTCCGGCTTCAACTCGCTGGGCCTATCCTGCTTCGATCCACGCGGCGCTTTTTATGCCTTCCCCTCGGTTAAGTCTACCGGCCTGTCCTCCGATGAGTTCGCCGAACGGCTTTTGAAAGAGGAAAAGGTAGCTGTGGTTCCCGGCACAGCCTTCGGAGAGCAGGGCGAGGGTTATCTTCGCTGCTGCTACGCAACTGCCATGTCCCAAATCGAGGAAGCCCTGGAACGTATTCAGCGCTTTCTCAACCGGTTGTAA
- the pheA gene encoding prephenate dehydratase produces the protein MSLDDLRKRVDELDENIIKLLAERLSTAEAIGREKAAGAAPTLDAGRERQVIDRAISLAADAGMTAAEAAEIYERIIKLARERQSVSAAFQGEPGAYSEAAALAFFGPRAVTRSCESLEAVFAEVESGRVQYGMIPIENSIEGSISRSYDLMLEHSLMVSGEHHLRVNHCLIGNPGATLDGIRRVYSHPQALGQCGHFLRQLKFELQPTYDTAGAVKLIKEQGVCDAAAVASERAAAIYGMKILARDIMDNPQNFTRFFALARCDAPPSGNDKTSVVFAVKHRPGALYEFLRILAERKINLTKIESRPTRKKAWEYNFYLDFDGHREDESFKAALPALEDQTLFIKILGSYPRARAEGK, from the coding sequence ATGAGCCTGGATGACCTGAGAAAACGCGTTGATGAACTTGACGAAAACATCATCAAACTTCTGGCTGAACGGTTGTCCACCGCCGAAGCCATCGGCCGGGAAAAGGCCGCCGGCGCCGCGCCGACCCTGGACGCCGGACGCGAGCGTCAGGTCATTGATCGGGCAATAAGCCTGGCTGCTGATGCCGGCATGACCGCAGCTGAGGCTGCCGAGATCTACGAGCGCATCATCAAGCTGGCCCGTGAGCGCCAGTCGGTGTCCGCCGCCTTTCAGGGTGAGCCAGGCGCTTATTCGGAGGCTGCCGCTCTGGCCTTTTTCGGTCCTCGGGCGGTGACCCGCTCTTGCGAGTCGCTTGAGGCAGTCTTCGCCGAAGTCGAAAGCGGCCGGGTTCAATACGGCATGATCCCCATCGAAAATTCCATCGAGGGCAGCATCTCCCGCTCCTATGACCTGATGCTGGAGCACAGCCTGATGGTTTCCGGCGAACATCACCTGAGGGTCAACCATTGCCTCATCGGCAACCCCGGCGCCACTCTTGACGGTATCCGGCGCGTCTATTCGCACCCGCAGGCGCTGGGCCAATGCGGCCACTTCCTGCGCCAGCTCAAATTCGAGCTTCAGCCTACCTACGACACCGCCGGCGCGGTCAAACTCATCAAGGAGCAGGGCGTTTGCGACGCCGCCGCGGTGGCTTCGGAACGGGCGGCGGCTATCTACGGCATGAAAATCCTGGCCCGAGACATCATGGATAACCCCCAGAACTTCACCCGCTTCTTCGCCCTGGCCAGGTGCGACGCCCCGCCATCGGGCAACGACAAGACCTCGGTCGTTTTCGCCGTGAAGCACCGGCCCGGCGCTCTGTACGAGTTCCTGCGCATTCTGGCCGAGCGAAAGATCAACCTGACCAAGATCGAGAGCCGCCCCACCCGCAAAAAGGCCTGGGAGTACAACTTCTACCTGGACTTCGATGGCCACCGGGAGGACGAGAGCTTCAAGGCCGCCCTGCCGGCGCTGGAGGATCAGACGCTGTTCATCAAGATTCTGGGATCCTACCCCAGGGCTCGGGCTGAAGGAAAATAG
- the aroA gene encoding 3-phosphoshikimate 1-carboxyvinyltransferase: MKAVIGKGCAGGAVAAPPSKSYTIRALFAAALAEGRSVIRNPLAADDSEAAADVLTRLGAGIERGANTWTVAGGNLEPPHQKLDCRQSAATLRFLAPVCAALEGVSRITFAPGLARRPMAPLFEAFSQLGVASELAGNYFTVHGTGGRFKSNAVSLPGNVSSQFVSGLLLAAPLAEAGLEIRLTSPAESKDYLCMTLDCLRCFGIEVTPGAELTGFRVSRQQYRPAEYTVEGDWSSASYFLGLGALAGRVNVSGLSEASLQADRFILRCLRRMGAAISTDCETITVSRARLKAIDVDLNEAIDLLPTVACLAAAAEGTSVITGLGRARLKESDRISAVTENLKRTGIAVVEGTDCMTITGGLPHGAVVDSCDDHRVAMAFAMLGAACGDMVILGAECVNKTYPGFWEDFRKAGGKVDLQIK, translated from the coding sequence ATGAAAGCCGTAATCGGTAAAGGCTGTGCCGGCGGTGCCGTCGCCGCCCCGCCGTCCAAGAGTTACACCATCCGCGCCCTGTTCGCCGCGGCCCTGGCCGAAGGCCGAAGCGTGATCAGGAATCCCCTGGCGGCCGACGATTCTGAAGCGGCGGCGGATGTCCTGACCCGTCTCGGCGCCGGCATCGAACGCGGGGCAAATACCTGGACGGTCGCCGGCGGCAACCTTGAACCGCCTCATCAGAAGCTGGACTGCCGCCAGTCTGCCGCTACCCTGCGCTTCCTGGCGCCGGTCTGCGCCGCCCTCGAAGGCGTCAGCCGCATCACCTTCGCTCCCGGTTTGGCGCGCCGGCCGATGGCACCCCTTTTCGAAGCCTTCTCACAGCTCGGCGTCGCCTCAGAGTTGGCCGGCAACTATTTCACCGTTCATGGTACTGGCGGCAGGTTTAAATCAAACGCCGTCTCGCTGCCCGGCAACGTCAGTTCCCAGTTCGTCTCCGGTCTGCTGCTGGCGGCACCGCTGGCCGAGGCAGGTCTGGAGATCAGGCTGACGTCGCCGGCCGAATCGAAGGATTATCTGTGCATGACCCTCGACTGCCTGAGGTGCTTCGGCATCGAGGTGACACCAGGCGCCGAATTGACCGGGTTCCGCGTTTCCCGGCAGCAGTACCGCCCGGCGGAATACACCGTCGAAGGCGACTGGTCCAGCGCCTCATACTTCCTTGGGCTGGGCGCCCTGGCCGGACGGGTAAACGTCTCAGGTCTGAGCGAGGCCAGCCTCCAGGCCGACCGTTTCATACTGCGCTGCCTGCGCCGCATGGGGGCGGCCATATCCACGGATTGCGAGACAATAACCGTCAGCCGGGCGCGCCTCAAAGCCATCGACGTTGACCTGAACGAGGCCATTGATCTGCTGCCCACCGTTGCCTGCCTGGCCGCCGCGGCTGAAGGGACCAGCGTCATTACCGGGCTGGGGCGTGCCCGACTCAAGGAGTCGGACCGGATCAGTGCCGTGACCGAAAATTTGAAGCGAACGGGCATCGCCGTCGTCGAAGGGACAGACTGCATGACCATCACCGGCGGCTTGCCGCATGGCGCCGTCGTCGACAGCTGCGACGATCACCGCGTCGCCATGGCCTTCGCCATGCTCGGCGCCGCTTGCGGGGATATGGTCATCCTCGGCGCCGAATGCGTCAACAAAACCTATCCCGGCTTCTGGGAGGATTTCAGGAAAGCCGGGGGAAAGGTGGATCTCCAAATAAAATAG
- a CDS encoding prephenate dehydrogenase yields the protein MVDIGPKNIAIVGGCGKMGAWFARLLKSEGHQVTLIGRDKHRLATTAAQLGVEAADRVDAVTAADIVIISVPIDSFDFVCSGLAPHVKPIQKVFDLTSVKTGPVTAMHRHFPHSLILGAHPVFGPGAKGLAGQNFILTPTSDAENELARKLSHWLTGRGARVRLTSPEEHDRLMAISLGLAHFIAIVTADALVSLDRLTEMSGASGITYKALLTLVESVLSEDPALYASLQLNLPHLPEIESLFADKAEYWASLVKDGRRDEFARRMAALKSKLETANPDFGVSYQALYRLTDRG from the coding sequence ATGGTTGATATCGGACCCAAGAACATCGCTATCGTCGGCGGCTGCGGTAAAATGGGCGCCTGGTTCGCCCGCCTGCTGAAAAGCGAAGGCCACCAGGTTACTCTTATCGGTCGCGATAAGCACAGGCTGGCCACAACCGCCGCCCAACTCGGCGTCGAGGCCGCGGACCGCGTTGACGCGGTCACCGCGGCCGATATTGTCATCATCTCGGTACCTATCGATTCATTCGATTTCGTCTGCAGCGGCCTGGCGCCTCACGTCAAGCCCATCCAGAAGGTTTTTGACCTGACTTCGGTCAAGACCGGGCCGGTGACGGCGATGCACCGCCATTTCCCGCATTCGCTCATCCTCGGCGCCCACCCCGTCTTCGGCCCCGGCGCCAAAGGGCTTGCCGGTCAGAACTTCATCCTCACCCCGACCAGCGATGCCGAAAACGAGTTGGCGCGGAAGTTATCGCATTGGTTGACCGGCCGCGGCGCCCGGGTGCGCCTCACCTCCCCGGAGGAACACGACCGGTTGATGGCCATCTCGCTCGGCCTGGCCCACTTCATCGCCATCGTCACCGCAGACGCCCTGGTCAGCCTGGACAGGCTCACCGAAATGTCCGGCGCCTCCGGCATCACCTACAAGGCGCTGCTGACCCTGGTGGAAAGTGTCCTGTCGGAAGACCCGGCGCTGTATGCTTCGCTGCAGCTCAACCTGCCGCACCTGCCGGAGATAGAAAGCCTTTTTGCCGATAAGGCCGAGTACTGGGCAAGCCTGGTCAAAGACGGCCGCCGCGATGAGTTTGCCAGGCGCATGGCCGCTTTGAAGTCGAAATTGGAAACGGCAAACCCGGACTTCGGCGTCTCTTACCAGGCACTCTATCGCCTGACCGACCGGGGCTAG
- a CDS encoding shikimate dehydrogenase yields the protein MIDSNTRLIALLGDPVAHSVSPAMQNAAFAAAGLNFVYLAFPVPAAAVSGAVAGLRGLGIRGANITIPHKTAVMPFLDRIDDQARRIGAVNVILNDGGRLTGCNTDAPGFLAALKCSGFEPSGKKAVVIGAGGAARAVVFALRGAGASVAIVNRTRETAASLAADTGAAALPMTDAGFSEALAGASLVVNATSIGLSPDIEATPLPAKFLRQGLVVFDIVYRPQQTRLLRDAEAAGCQTIGGLEMLVEQGALAFELWAGQPAPRDVMSGAAAGALA from the coding sequence ATGATTGACTCAAACACCAGGCTGATCGCCCTCCTCGGCGACCCGGTGGCTCATTCGGTATCACCGGCAATGCAGAACGCCGCTTTCGCGGCTGCCGGTTTGAACTTCGTCTACCTGGCCTTCCCGGTGCCCGCCGCGGCCGTCAGCGGCGCCGTCGCCGGGCTGCGGGGCCTGGGAATTCGCGGCGCCAACATCACCATACCCCACAAAACGGCGGTGATGCCGTTCCTCGATAGAATCGATGACCAGGCCCGCCGTATCGGCGCGGTCAATGTCATCTTAAATGACGGCGGCAGGCTGACCGGCTGCAACACCGATGCCCCGGGTTTCCTCGCTGCTCTGAAATGCAGCGGCTTTGAGCCGAGCGGCAAAAAGGCCGTGGTCATCGGAGCCGGCGGTGCCGCCCGCGCCGTCGTCTTCGCTCTGCGGGGCGCCGGTGCGTCGGTCGCAATCGTCAACCGGACGCGGGAGACCGCGGCTTCGCTGGCGGCCGATACCGGCGCCGCCGCTTTGCCGATGACCGATGCTGGTTTTTCGGAAGCCCTGGCCGGCGCCTCTCTGGTGGTCAACGCCACATCTATCGGCCTGTCGCCGGATATTGAGGCTACCCCGCTGCCGGCTAAGTTCCTGCGGCAGGGGCTTGTCGTCTTCGACATTGTCTACCGCCCGCAGCAGACGCGTCTGCTGCGGGACGCTGAAGCCGCAGGCTGCCAGACCATCGGCGGACTGGAAATGCTGGTTGAGCAGGGGGCGCTGGCTTTCGAATTGTGGGCAGGGCAACCCGCGCCGCGCGATGTCATGAGCGGGGCGGCGGCCGGGGCGCTGGCATGA
- a CDS encoding 2TM domain-containing protein, with translation MSEDTSEREIYEQARKRVEEKKGFFVHLLTYIVVNSALVIIWLMTDPGGYPWFIWPLFGWGIGLVFHFLGVWVFDRKTDWERREIEKEAARLRKESRPQN, from the coding sequence ATGTCTGAAGACACTTCCGAGAGGGAAATCTATGAGCAAGCAAGGAAGCGGGTCGAAGAGAAAAAGGGCTTTTTCGTCCATCTGCTGACCTACATCGTCGTAAATTCTGCCCTGGTGATCATCTGGTTGATGACCGATCCTGGCGGCTATCCCTGGTTTATCTGGCCGTTGTTCGGCTGGGGCATCGGCCTGGTCTTCCATTTCTTGGGCGTCTGGGTTTTCGACCGCAAAACCGATTGGGAACGGAGAGAAATCGAAAAGGAAGCAGCCCGGCTGCGGAAAGAATCCAGACCCCAAAATTGA